Genomic DNA from bacterium:
CACAAGGCGATTATGCCCATGAAGGCCGAAATACATGTACTGCAGGGGAGCCATGTGTATGGTTCCGGAGTAGAACTCCTTGAACACTTCCGCCCCGAAAAGGAACAGGTTGAAACCCATGGCGTAGGCGATGAGTTCGGCGATCTTTTTTAAGGCACGGTCCTCGATCTCAAGGGGGGAGATCTTCCGGATGATCTGGAACAGGATGATCATTATGGCGGGTCCGGAGCAGAAGGCCGATGCCAGGAATCGCGGCGCCAGGATAGAAGCGTTCCAGAAGGGCCTTGCGGGCAGCCCGTTGTAAAGAAAAGCGGTCACTGTGTGGATGCTCACCGCCCACGGAATGGACAGGATGACGAGGGGTTTGACCACGGCCATGCTGTAGTCCTTGTTGTGGGCGATGCAGTACATCACGTACAGGACGACCGCGAGGTTTATGAAAAGGTAACCGTTAAGTACCAGGACATCCCAGGCCAAGAGGGAGGCCGGGAAGTTCATGGCCCCGATAAAGGGCAGGATGTGCCACACCCTGTCCGGCCTACCGATATCCACCATGATAAAAATGACGCACATGGAAATGGCCGTGATGGCGAGCATCTCGCCGAAAAGCACGATCTCCTTGATCGGTTTGAAGTTATAGATATAGGCGGGGATGACCAGCAGGACCGCCGCGGCGGCCACACCGACGAGGAAGGTAAAGTTGGAAAGGTAGAATCCCCACGAAACCTGATCCCGCATGGCCGTTACGATAAGTCCGTCCTTTAGCTGGATCACGTAGGTCCCGAAACCGAGCAGGATCCAGAACCCGAGAAAAGCGACCCAGAGAAAGTAGTTCCTCGAACCGGTGAAAACCTGCTTGAACGCGATAAAAAAGTGTTTAATCAGATCCAGCATGGCCAACTCCTGACTTTGACAGGGTCGCAAAAAGTCCGTTATCGGCTTTTTGCTCCTCGGAAAGGGAAAAGCGTGGTTTCCCCTTTCCTCACGGAGACTGCTTAAATATCACCAAAGTCTGTGCGGGACTTTGGTTCAACGGGAACCGAAAAGCGTGGTTTTCGGTTCCCTCACGGATCAATGACTTATATCGACAGTCATTGATCCGGGCGCCTCTCCCAGGCGCGGCTGTTCACTGATACGGGCGCCCCCTCGGGGCGCGTTGACAGGGTCGCAAAAAGTCCGTTATCGGCTTTTTGCTCCTCTGGAAAATTACATCAGGAAATCCGCAACAGCTTTTCAGCGGATTTCTAGCAGCGTGTCGGAAAACCTCCGACTCGCTGCCAGGGAATTTTTCGGAAGATCTTTTTAACGTTTTTACTGCTAAATATTTCTATCCAATGGGTAAATCACTGTGGTGATTTACCCATTATCCTTTTTTCAAGCTATTCGTGGTTTCCATTTACCGTATCTGAACAATTTCAGCAGGTTGTGGGTCAAACACACCAGGTCCCATTCGTCCTGACAATGGTCCAATCCACGGAAACTGAACCGGCGGAATCCACGAGCCTCTTTGATCTGGCCAAACACCGGTTCCACAATATGTTTGCGCTTGGCGTAAATAAACCGGCTTTTGACTGTTTGCAGTTTCCTGGTCATTCGCTGGGTCGTCGTCAAATTCTTCGGGATGCGGCCCCGAGGGGAAGCAGGCAACGGATCTGAGTGCTTTTGTTTGGTCGTAGCGATATAGCCGTCGATCTTCTCTGATTCCAATAGCTCAATGTTCACACCACTCGAATAACCGGAGTCAGCGCTCAAATGTTTGGGTTTTACTCCTCCGGTGTTGCTTTTAAGCTTCTCCAGACCAGGCGCTAACTGCTCCTTGTCGTTCGTCTCAACAGTTACATTAGACGCCACAATTATCTGGGTCCTCTCATCTACCGCCGCCTGGCAGTTGTAGCCCTGGACAAAAAAACGGCCCCCTTCCACCGGCATGAGCCGTGACTCGGGATCCGTAAAGTTACGCTGTTTCTTCGGATTAACATGACCCGTCTCCCCCGATGGAGCGGCAGGGGG
This window encodes:
- the nrfD gene encoding polysulfide reductase NrfD — its product is MLDLIKHFFIAFKQVFTGSRNYFLWVAFLGFWILLGFGTYVIQLKDGLIVTAMRDQVSWGFYLSNFTFLVGVAAAAVLLVIPAYIYNFKPIKEIVLFGEMLAITAISMCVIFIMVDIGRPDRVWHILPFIGAMNFPASLLAWDVLVLNGYLFINLAVVLYVMYCIAHNKDYSMAVVKPLVILSIPWAVSIHTVTAFLYNGLPARPFWNASILAPRFLASAFCSGPAIMIILFQIIRKISPLEIEDRALKKIAELIAYAMGFNLFLFGAEVFKEFYSGTIHMAPLQYMYFGLHGHNRLVPWLWAALIFNLIAFALFLSTRARENPVTLNLACSLVILGVYIEKGMGLVIPGFIPGALGEIYEYSPTNHEILITLGVWAFGALFYTLMLKVAIPIYTGTLRFSEGTTVPAREVSGQEGAALPDQAAGIAVQGQGG